A genomic region of Mycobacterium senriense contains the following coding sequences:
- a CDS encoding aldehyde dehydrogenase produces MTSNTSTTSTTDYARLFIGGVWTEPSTSEVIEVFSPATGQKVGQVPLAAEADVNAACAAARKAFDEGPWPRMAPAERQAVLAKVAAAVEERADEFKHLLRLETGQPAPIIDILQFGPGVSALQFVANAADKFPWQEVRDGVYGQTLVLREPIGVVAAVVAWNVPFFLACNKLGPALLAGCTVVLKPAAETPLSANLLAELFAEAGLPEGVLSVVPGGPETGRALTSNPEPDKFTFTGSSVVGKEIAKIAGEKLKPCTLELGGKSAAIILEDADIDSTLPMLVFSGLMNAGQACIGQTRILAPRSRYDEVVDKIAAAASAMPVGLPDDPATAIGPLISEKQRDRVEGYIQKGVEEGARIVTGGGRPQGLEHGWFVQPTVFADVDNSMTIAQEEIFGPVLAVIPYDTEDDAISIANDSVYGLAGSVWTTDNDRAIEIAKQIRTGTYAVNMYGNDPCAPFGGYKNSGIGRENGPEGIDAYCESKSVLLPFGYTPEL; encoded by the coding sequence ATGACCAGTAACACATCGACCACATCCACCACCGACTACGCTCGGCTTTTCATCGGTGGCGTGTGGACCGAACCGTCGACATCCGAGGTCATCGAGGTCTTCTCGCCGGCCACCGGCCAGAAGGTCGGCCAGGTTCCGCTGGCGGCCGAAGCCGATGTCAACGCCGCATGCGCGGCCGCGCGCAAAGCCTTCGACGAGGGGCCGTGGCCCAGGATGGCCCCGGCCGAACGCCAGGCGGTGCTGGCCAAGGTCGCCGCGGCGGTTGAGGAACGCGCCGATGAGTTCAAGCACCTGCTCAGGCTGGAGACCGGCCAGCCCGCCCCCATCATCGATATTCTGCAGTTCGGTCCCGGGGTTTCGGCGCTGCAGTTCGTCGCCAACGCCGCCGACAAGTTCCCCTGGCAAGAGGTGCGCGACGGGGTCTACGGCCAGACCCTGGTCTTGCGGGAGCCGATCGGTGTGGTCGCGGCCGTGGTGGCGTGGAACGTCCCGTTCTTCCTCGCATGCAACAAGCTAGGACCTGCGCTGCTGGCCGGCTGCACGGTGGTGCTCAAGCCGGCCGCCGAGACACCGCTGTCGGCCAACCTTTTGGCCGAACTGTTCGCCGAAGCGGGCCTGCCCGAAGGCGTGCTGTCGGTGGTACCCGGCGGGCCGGAGACCGGCCGCGCGCTGACGTCGAACCCGGAGCCGGACAAGTTCACCTTCACCGGCAGCAGCGTGGTCGGCAAGGAGATCGCCAAGATCGCCGGCGAGAAGCTCAAGCCGTGCACCCTGGAACTCGGCGGCAAGTCGGCGGCGATCATCCTGGAAGACGCCGATATCGATTCCACGCTGCCCATGCTGGTGTTCTCCGGGTTGATGAACGCCGGGCAGGCCTGCATCGGGCAGACTCGCATTCTGGCCCCGCGATCGCGTTACGACGAAGTCGTCGACAAGATCGCCGCCGCGGCGTCGGCAATGCCGGTCGGCCTGCCCGATGATCCGGCGACCGCGATCGGCCCGTTGATCAGCGAGAAGCAGCGTGATCGCGTCGAGGGCTACATCCAGAAAGGCGTTGAGGAAGGCGCGCGCATCGTCACCGGCGGCGGGCGACCCCAAGGGCTGGAACATGGCTGGTTTGTGCAACCCACGGTGTTCGCCGATGTCGACAACTCGATGACGATCGCTCAGGAGGAGATCTTCGGGCCGGTGCTTGCGGTGATTCCTTACGACACCGAGGATGACGCGATCAGCATCGCCAACGACTCGGTGTACGGCCTGGCCGGCAGTGTGTGGACCACGGACAACGACAGGGCCATCGAGATCGCAAAGCAGATCCGCACCGGCACTTACGCGGTCAACATGTACGGCAATGACCCTTGCGCCCCATTCGGCGGGTACAAGAACTCCGGTATCGGCCGCGAGAACGGGCCCGAGGGCATCGACGCCTACTGCGAGAGCAAAAGCGTGCTGCTGCCGTTCGGCTATACCCCCGAACTCTGA